From a region of the Chitinophaga caseinilytica genome:
- a CDS encoding flavin-containing monooxygenase → MQHIGIIGAGLSGLVTAKAFLGAGYRVTLFEKAAAIGGVWEKSRSYHGVATQTTRDEYAFSDFPMPKDYPLWPSGEQVKRYLQSYAEHFGILPNIRFNTAVSWLRHEDGAWLADYTHLPSGQTDTQVFDFMAVCTGTFSTPSIPDFPGAASFTGQLLHSSQITDATALKGKRVAVVGFAKSATDVATLSAGIATETHLLFRKAQWKVPRYFGNLINMRYLLFSRFSEAFFNAPYKTPFQKFLHSAGKPMVWMQWRGLELLLKTQFKLKACNMLPSHRIEDQISCSLGVAPEGFYQKVKDGSIRAQQTEIDRIEGDVIHLKNGSSLQVDILVCGTGFRQTLNFLDARHRQHIIGEQGHFRLFRNILHPDVPNLGFVGYNSSLFTTLTSEIAANWLVRYAQGSLRLPPPEQIRADITFMGNWRQSGRPIAGEFSGTCVAPFNFMHLDQLMRDMGLRTTATRWLPYEFFKPINPKDYRILLGDSPKDVPQSRAAVRTADAIA, encoded by the coding sequence ATGCAACACATCGGTATCATCGGCGCGGGCCTCAGTGGCCTCGTTACCGCAAAAGCTTTCCTGGGCGCGGGCTACCGCGTCACCCTGTTCGAAAAAGCCGCCGCCATCGGCGGTGTATGGGAAAAGAGCCGCTCCTATCACGGCGTTGCCACCCAAACCACCCGCGACGAATACGCATTTTCCGACTTCCCCATGCCGAAAGATTATCCGCTCTGGCCTTCTGGCGAACAGGTGAAACGCTACCTGCAATCGTACGCCGAACACTTCGGCATATTGCCCAACATCCGGTTCAACACCGCCGTTTCCTGGCTGCGCCACGAAGACGGCGCCTGGCTGGCAGACTACACCCATTTGCCTTCCGGACAAACAGACACGCAGGTGTTCGATTTCATGGCCGTTTGCACCGGCACGTTCAGCACGCCCAGCATTCCCGATTTCCCCGGCGCGGCATCCTTCACCGGCCAACTCCTCCATTCCAGCCAGATCACCGACGCAACCGCATTGAAAGGGAAGCGCGTGGCCGTGGTGGGCTTCGCCAAATCGGCGACAGACGTGGCCACCCTGTCGGCCGGCATCGCTACAGAAACGCATTTGCTGTTCCGCAAGGCGCAATGGAAAGTGCCGCGTTACTTCGGGAACCTCATCAACATGCGTTACCTCCTTTTCTCCCGCTTCTCCGAAGCCTTCTTCAACGCACCTTATAAAACCCCGTTCCAGAAATTCCTCCATTCCGCCGGCAAGCCCATGGTATGGATGCAATGGCGCGGGCTTGAACTGTTATTGAAAACCCAGTTCAAACTGAAAGCCTGCAACATGCTCCCCTCCCACCGTATCGAAGACCAGATCAGCTGCAGCCTGGGCGTAGCGCCGGAAGGGTTTTATCAGAAGGTGAAAGACGGCTCCATCCGCGCGCAGCAAACGGAAATCGACAGGATCGAAGGCGATGTGATACATCTCAAAAACGGTAGTTCGTTACAGGTAGACATACTCGTTTGCGGCACGGGGTTCCGTCAAACCCTGAACTTCCTCGATGCGCGCCACCGGCAACATATCATCGGCGAGCAGGGACATTTCCGGCTGTTCCGCAACATCCTTCATCCCGATGTGCCGAATCTGGGTTTCGTGGGATACAACTCCAGTTTGTTCACGACCCTCACTTCCGAAATCGCCGCCAACTGGCTGGTACGTTATGCACAAGGAAGTTTGCGTCTTCCGCCACCCGAACAAATCCGTGCGGATATCACGTTCATGGGCAACTGGCGCCAATCCGGCAGGCCGATCGCCGGGGAATTCAGCGGCACCTGCGTTGCACCGTTCAATTTCATGCACCTGGACCAGCTGATGCGCGACATGGGCCTGCGCACCACCGCCACCCGCTGGTTGCCGTACGAATTTTTTAAGCCCATCAACCCGAAAGATTATCGTATTTTACTGGGAGATTCCCCAAAGGATGTACCCCAGTCTCGGGCGGCCGTCCGCACCGCAGACGCTATCGCGTAA
- a CDS encoding ATP-binding protein has product MKATDQIAALKNRIRELEAAASDPHPQPASDAPSVKVPAAFDPYFRAAEQTVKTYFSDIRMRPSEGTIEISGERYVLVRASAFSKDFLDSIRHLYADRGQSEAFGIGRDFLFDISHAIGINDAKAFHAKMNVTDPLSRLSAGPVHFAYTGWAFVDILPDSTPTPDDRYFLHYHHPFSFEADAWVRAGVQSDAPVCIMSAGYSTGWCQESFGLPLTAVEVSCRAKGDAQCTFVMSPPHKINEHLQRLAQEKGMPATSVITPDIPTFFLRKTIEEQLEKARVMAEESSRTKSEFVANMSHELRTPLTAILGFTELLKKTRLSARQNEYLEAISTSGSNLLATINDIMDLSKLDAGKISVAAAPLNIPQMLHAIGLMLDPKVRSKDLQYTLTIDEALAQPLLGDSMRVSQILLNIISNAVKFTEKGGVTISCTAEADTSHSLRAVFRIRDTGIGISAAKQASVFERFTQADTAISRKYGGSGLGLAIARELVQIMGGSITLESKPGKGSEFIVKLPFVKAAAHEDPSQPEATAAAGGAGCRVLVVEDNVLNQKMTRLMLENNGYTAFGVNSGTKALAWLRKNTADLILMDIQIPGMDGYAATRKIRGELGLQTPIIAITAHAFSGEKEKCIAAGMNGYLSKPFRESELLTVIAGNRPAAVADLRFLREQTRHNAAFMQEMVSTFVQQAPKDLKALEKAAASGNGEQLYKIAHTMSTSAGFFGLAEHIGAELRTLQQTRKAEPAQLQKIRRVIEQAIAELAELTPSALSSAS; this is encoded by the coding sequence ATGAAAGCAACCGATCAGATCGCAGCGTTGAAAAACCGGATCAGGGAACTGGAAGCAGCCGCTTCCGACCCGCATCCACAGCCAGCTTCAGATGCACCGTCCGTCAAAGTACCGGCGGCGTTCGATCCATATTTCCGTGCAGCGGAACAAACGGTAAAAACCTATTTTTCCGACATCCGGATGCGCCCCTCGGAAGGCACCATCGAAATTTCGGGCGAGCGATACGTGCTGGTAAGGGCTTCCGCTTTTTCGAAAGATTTTCTCGACAGCATCCGCCATCTTTATGCAGACCGCGGCCAGAGCGAGGCTTTCGGGATCGGCCGCGATTTTTTGTTCGATATTTCGCACGCCATCGGCATCAACGACGCCAAGGCTTTCCATGCAAAAATGAATGTCACCGACCCGCTGTCGCGCCTGTCGGCCGGGCCGGTGCATTTCGCTTATACGGGCTGGGCTTTCGTGGACATCCTGCCGGATAGTACGCCCACGCCCGACGATCGCTATTTCCTCCACTATCACCACCCGTTTTCTTTCGAAGCGGATGCCTGGGTGCGCGCCGGCGTTCAATCCGACGCGCCGGTCTGCATCATGAGCGCCGGGTATTCCACCGGCTGGTGCCAGGAAAGCTTCGGGCTGCCGCTCACCGCGGTGGAAGTGAGCTGTCGTGCAAAGGGCGACGCGCAATGCACGTTCGTCATGTCGCCACCGCACAAAATCAACGAACATCTGCAGCGGCTGGCGCAGGAAAAAGGGATGCCGGCTACCTCTGTGATCACGCCCGACATTCCGACTTTCTTCCTCCGCAAAACCATCGAAGAACAACTGGAAAAGGCACGGGTGATGGCGGAAGAATCGTCGCGCACGAAATCGGAGTTCGTCGCCAACATGAGCCATGAATTGCGGACGCCGCTCACTGCGATCCTCGGTTTCACGGAGCTGCTGAAAAAAACGCGCCTGTCTGCCCGGCAAAACGAATACCTCGAAGCCATTTCCACTTCCGGCAGCAACCTGCTCGCTACCATCAACGATATCATGGACCTCAGCAAGCTGGACGCGGGGAAGATTTCCGTGGCCGCCGCGCCGCTGAACATCCCCCAGATGCTGCATGCCATCGGGCTCATGCTCGATCCGAAGGTCCGCAGTAAAGACCTGCAATACACCCTCACCATCGATGAAGCCCTGGCGCAGCCGCTCCTGGGCGACAGCATGCGCGTGTCGCAGATTTTATTGAACATCATTTCCAATGCCGTCAAATTCACTGAAAAAGGCGGCGTTACGATCAGTTGCACGGCCGAAGCGGATACTTCGCATTCCCTGCGCGCCGTTTTCCGCATCCGCGATACCGGCATCGGGATTTCCGCGGCCAAACAGGCGTCGGTGTTCGAGCGGTTTACGCAGGCGGATACGGCCATTTCCCGGAAATACGGAGGCTCTGGCCTGGGGCTCGCCATCGCGCGGGAGCTGGTGCAGATCATGGGCGGTTCCATAACGCTGGAAAGCAAACCGGGCAAGGGTTCCGAGTTCATCGTAAAACTACCTTTCGTGAAAGCCGCCGCGCATGAGGACCCCAGCCAGCCCGAAGCCACCGCCGCCGCAGGGGGCGCGGGTTGCAGGGTACTGGTCGTCGAAGACAACGTCCTGAACCAGAAAATGACGCGCCTCATGCTCGAAAACAACGGCTACACGGCGTTCGGCGTCAACAGCGGCACCAAGGCGCTGGCCTGGTTGCGGAAAAACACGGCAGACCTCATCCTGATGGACATTCAAATCCCCGGAATGGACGGATACGCCGCCACCCGGAAAATCCGCGGGGAGCTGGGTTTGCAGACGCCGATCATCGCCATCACCGCCCATGCGTTCAGCGGCGAAAAGGAAAAATGCATCGCCGCCGGCATGAACGGCTATCTTTCCAAACCATTCCGCGAAAGCGAGCTGCTGACCGTCATCGCCGGCAACCGCCCCGCCGCCGTGGCCGATCTCCGTTTCCTACGCGAGCAAACCCGCCACAACGCCGCGTTCATGCAGGAAATGGTAAGCACGTTCGTGCAGCAGGCCCCCAAAGACCTGAAAGCCCTCGAAAAAGCCGCCGCATCCGGCAACGGGGAACAGCTATACAAGATCGCGCACACCATGAGCACGTCTGCCGGGTTCTTCGGCCTGGCGGAGCACATCGGTGCGGAGTTGCGGACGCTGCAACAAACGCGCAAAGCCGAGCCCGCGCAACTGCAAAAGATCAGGCGCGTGATCGAACAGGCGATCGCCGAACTGGCGGAACTTACACCATCCGCCTTGTCATCAGCATCATAA
- a CDS encoding LytTR family DNA-binding domain-containing protein: MKIKALIVEDEILSREFLSNMVREHCPQLELAGTASNVDEAIAQIETLSPQLVFLDIEMQTGTGFDVLQRTADRQFHVIFTTAFDHYAIKAIKFSAVDYLLKPIAFDELQQAVDKAIRQMGSTSDDNRLDLLLKNITRSSGDDFCISLSTSEGVDFVPLSTIIRLEAKGPYTIFFLKDGRQIMVSRNLKEYENTLQEYGFFRIHNSNIINLKDVKRWVKTDGGYAIMSDGAMVAISPKKKEDFMMLMTRRMV, encoded by the coding sequence ATGAAAATCAAAGCGCTCATTGTGGAAGATGAAATCCTGAGCCGCGAATTTCTATCCAACATGGTCCGTGAGCACTGCCCGCAGCTGGAGCTCGCCGGCACGGCGTCTAACGTAGACGAAGCCATTGCGCAAATAGAAACACTTTCCCCGCAACTGGTTTTCCTCGATATCGAAATGCAGACAGGCACCGGGTTCGATGTGCTCCAACGCACGGCCGACCGCCAATTCCATGTCATTTTCACCACCGCCTTCGATCATTACGCCATCAAAGCCATCAAGTTTTCCGCCGTAGATTATCTGCTCAAACCCATCGCGTTCGACGAGCTGCAACAGGCCGTGGACAAAGCGATCAGGCAAATGGGATCCACGTCCGACGATAACCGGCTCGATCTCCTGCTGAAAAATATCACCCGCTCCTCCGGCGATGATTTCTGCATCAGCCTGTCTACTTCCGAAGGCGTCGATTTCGTGCCGCTTTCCACCATCATCCGCCTCGAAGCCAAAGGCCCGTATACGATTTTTTTCCTGAAAGACGGAAGGCAGATCATGGTCAGCCGGAACCTGAAGGAATACGAAAACACACTTCAGGAATACGGTTTCTTCCGCATCCACAACTCCAACATCATCAACCTCAAGGATGTGAAACGCTGGGTGAAGACCGACGGCGGCTATGCCATCATGAGCGACGGCGCCATGGTAGCCATTTCCCCTAAAAAGAAAGAAGATTTTATGATGCTGATGACAAGGCGGATGGTGTAA
- a CDS encoding sensor histidine kinase, whose product MEGLLGLKLLQARLNPHFLFNSLNSIQYFISLDDKKTSLQYIGRFSAFLRKMIQYGDETAIQLNDEAELVRDYLLLEQYRFPDRFEFEINLVGDAGLEDIPPFLTHHLVEEALYRGVLHLDRTEKGWIRIDVKPEGDSIRLEISDNGKPGAFGRETEDHSAMLDERIRRYNALHTRNVRLETRKASVEGGRENTAIVTIR is encoded by the coding sequence ATGGAGGGTTTGTTGGGATTGAAATTGTTGCAGGCGAGGCTCAACCCCCATTTTCTCTTCAACTCCTTGAATTCCATTCAATATTTCATCAGCCTGGACGATAAGAAAACGTCGCTGCAGTACATCGGGCGGTTTTCGGCATTTCTCCGGAAAATGATCCAATACGGCGACGAAACGGCCATTCAACTGAACGACGAAGCAGAACTGGTGCGTGACTATCTACTGTTAGAGCAATACCGGTTCCCCGACCGGTTCGAATTCGAGATCAACCTGGTCGGGGATGCCGGCCTGGAAGACATTCCCCCGTTCCTGACGCACCACCTCGTGGAAGAAGCGCTCTACCGCGGGGTTTTACATCTCGACAGGACGGAAAAAGGTTGGATCCGGATCGACGTGAAACCTGAGGGCGACAGCATCCGCTTGGAAATTTCGGACAACGGCAAACCGGGCGCTTTCGGCCGCGAAACGGAAGATCATTCCGCCATGCTGGACGAGCGCATCCGCCGGTACAACGCCCTTCACACCCGGAACGTACGCCTGGAAACGAGGAAAGCAAGCGTGGAAGGAGGACGCGAAAACACGGCCATCGTCACCATCCGATGA
- a CDS encoding metallophosphoesterase family protein, which translates to MQTRRTFLQRAGMGAFAAVLPSFSYAIPPAASGHGKPLKIGFITDLHHLQFGKNEERRMKAFMDAVMEEKPDFILQCGDFCRPKGSDVIMSEWDRFKGPKYHVIGNHDMDVCDKSTIMALWGMEKRYYSFDTGGFHFVVMDRNFLRKEDGTLAHYDTSNWGPMPSEQRSFTDAEQLEWLKQDLAAAKAPVVIFMHQPVFLSEWTTELGNAAEILTIFDQHNFAATHSGSNAKVCAVFMGHDHDDRYGERNGVHYFMMNSASYIYTDTGAHYYNDSLFAFITLDPAGKLQIHGRNSSYPAGTPEKVMAAYPPRISDRNLKIIAPGVKKG; encoded by the coding sequence ATGCAGACTCGCCGTACCTTTTTGCAGCGCGCCGGGATGGGCGCATTCGCTGCTGTTTTGCCTTCGTTTTCCTATGCCATTCCGCCGGCGGCTTCCGGGCATGGCAAGCCTTTGAAGATCGGGTTCATAACCGATCTGCATCATCTCCAGTTCGGAAAAAATGAGGAGCGGCGGATGAAAGCCTTTATGGATGCGGTGATGGAAGAAAAGCCCGATTTCATCCTCCAGTGCGGCGATTTTTGCCGGCCCAAGGGGTCGGATGTCATCATGTCTGAATGGGACCGGTTCAAAGGGCCCAAGTATCACGTTATCGGCAACCACGATATGGACGTGTGCGACAAATCGACCATCATGGCGCTCTGGGGAATGGAGAAAAGGTACTATTCCTTTGATACGGGCGGATTTCATTTCGTTGTCATGGACCGGAACTTTCTCCGGAAAGAAGACGGCACCCTCGCCCATTACGACACTTCCAACTGGGGGCCCATGCCTTCCGAACAACGCTCCTTTACCGACGCAGAACAGTTGGAATGGCTGAAACAGGACCTCGCAGCGGCAAAGGCTCCGGTCGTAATCTTCATGCATCAGCCCGTTTTCCTCAGCGAATGGACCACCGAGCTGGGGAACGCCGCCGAAATCCTCACGATTTTTGACCAGCACAATTTCGCCGCCACACATTCTGGTTCGAATGCGAAGGTTTGCGCCGTTTTCATGGGGCACGACCACGACGACCGTTACGGCGAGCGCAACGGCGTCCATTATTTTATGATGAACAGCGCATCCTACATTTATACCGATACCGGCGCGCATTATTATAACGATTCCCTGTTCGCCTTTATCACTTTAGACCCGGCCGGGAAGCTGCAGATCCATGGCCGCAACAGCAGCTATCCTGCCGGAACGCCGGAAAAGGTAATGGCGGCTTACCCGCCGAGGATCAGCGACCGCAACCTGAAAATCATTGCTCCCGGTGTCAAAAAAGGATAA
- a CDS encoding dihydrofolate reductase family protein — MSKVFISMGVSADGFIAGPDGGPANPMGGAAPFIHDWVFDMHAFRSRLGMEGGQTEGEDNAIVENIFTRCGAYVLGKRMFDEGEASWPADAPFRAPVYVLTHAKRGPWERPGGTVFHFTDESLRDVLAKARKDAGGKDVRISGGANVVRQYLNAGLVDELIIHQSPSVIGSGVRLLEGLDRDAFSLEIERVVSSPRVTHMFYKVHNK, encoded by the coding sequence ATGAGCAAGGTATTTATCAGCATGGGCGTTTCGGCAGACGGGTTCATCGCCGGGCCCGACGGCGGCCCCGCCAATCCCATGGGTGGCGCGGCGCCTTTTATTCACGACTGGGTATTCGACATGCATGCGTTCCGAAGCCGGTTGGGGATGGAAGGCGGGCAGACCGAAGGGGAAGACAATGCCATCGTGGAAAATATCTTCACCCGCTGCGGCGCTTACGTGCTGGGCAAGCGGATGTTCGACGAAGGAGAAGCGAGCTGGCCGGCCGATGCGCCTTTCCGTGCACCCGTGTACGTGCTCACGCATGCAAAACGTGGCCCATGGGAGCGGCCCGGCGGAACGGTATTCCACTTTACCGATGAAAGTCTCCGGGATGTACTGGCCAAAGCCAGGAAAGACGCGGGCGGGAAAGATGTACGGATTTCCGGCGGGGCCAATGTCGTGCGCCAGTATCTGAATGCAGGGCTGGTAGACGAACTGATCATCCATCAATCGCCTTCCGTGATCGGCTCCGGCGTGCGGCTGCTCGAAGGGCTGGACCGCGACGCGTTTTCCCTGGAAATAGAACGGGTGGTATCTTCTCCCCGCGTGACGCATATGTTCTATAAAGTCCATAACAAGTAA
- a CDS encoding cytochrome c oxidase subunit 2A — protein MSESTPRESPEKFVPRGAIAFFALLIFIGLVIWFGIYFVMLARS, from the coding sequence ATGTCTGAATCCACACCGCGCGAATCCCCCGAAAAATTCGTTCCCCGCGGGGCCATCGCGTTTTTCGCCCTATTGATCTTCATTGGACTCGTTATTTGGTTCGGCATCTATTTCGTGATGCTGGCCCGGTCTTAA
- a CDS encoding cbb3-type cytochrome c oxidase subunit I, producing the protein MQVSRPIRNILLIELFVPILLLTLGIYHGLMQVIYRSGVIQRTSVAGLDYYQGLTLHGVINAIVLTTFFAVAFGHATMIFYTKREPNKTATLVSMLLMVIGTGLAAAAILAGKASVLYTFYPPLKAHPAFYIGTAMLIVGSWIPYFDWVRMYLSWKREHPQESTPVAVIGTLVNFTIWFVCTLAVAYEVLVMLVPWSLGWTQEINIMLARTLFWFFGHALVYFWLLPSYIMFYTMLPKLAGGKLYSGNAGRIAFFIFLILSIPIGVHHQFGDPSIGRGVKLTQSILTFGVAIPSFITAFTIAASLEYAARKRGATGLWSWIWKLPFFRKDVYLFGYLINGLILFIFGGLTGLVNASYSLNNVVHNTSFIPGHFHLTVGGPVFLAILGMSIYMLSQLTGKRIYAPVLNTIVPYLWTVGVLIFSAGLMYGGLIGEPRRTNMGLTYLNPSSEQFNPYWVVSSMLGLAGGGIMFTAGLLYFISFFGTCFRRRSAEPVIDLPVSETLHEERRVPLLDSFKPWLAIMGLIIFLTYAPAISDAINNTNRKAPPYKPTDPVPVVRQ; encoded by the coding sequence ATGCAGGTAAGCCGTCCTATTCGCAACATCCTTCTCATCGAACTGTTCGTGCCGATTTTACTGCTCACCCTCGGTATTTACCATGGGCTGATGCAGGTGATCTACCGCTCGGGGGTCATCCAGCGGACGTCCGTAGCCGGGCTGGATTACTACCAGGGGCTCACGTTGCACGGGGTCATCAACGCCATTGTGCTCACCACGTTCTTCGCCGTAGCGTTCGGGCATGCCACCATGATCTTTTACACGAAGCGCGAGCCGAACAAAACCGCGACCCTCGTTTCCATGCTGCTCATGGTGATCGGGACGGGCCTCGCCGCAGCGGCCATCCTCGCGGGGAAAGCGTCTGTTCTCTACACGTTCTATCCGCCGCTGAAAGCGCATCCCGCGTTTTACATCGGCACGGCCATGCTGATCGTGGGGTCGTGGATACCGTATTTCGACTGGGTCAGGATGTACCTTTCCTGGAAGCGCGAACATCCCCAGGAATCCACACCGGTGGCCGTTATCGGAACGCTCGTCAACTTTACGATCTGGTTCGTGTGTACGCTCGCGGTAGCGTATGAAGTGCTGGTGATGCTTGTTCCCTGGAGCCTCGGCTGGACGCAGGAGATCAACATCATGCTGGCCCGCACGCTGTTCTGGTTCTTCGGGCATGCGCTCGTTTACTTCTGGCTGCTGCCTTCCTATATCATGTTTTACACCATGCTTCCCAAGCTCGCCGGCGGCAAACTGTACTCCGGCAACGCGGGGCGCATCGCGTTCTTCATCTTCCTCATCCTGTCTATCCCCATCGGCGTTCACCACCAGTTCGGCGACCCATCTATCGGCCGCGGCGTGAAGCTCACCCAGTCGATCCTCACTTTCGGCGTCGCCATTCCCAGTTTCATCACCGCATTCACCATTGCCGCATCACTGGAATACGCCGCGCGGAAACGGGGTGCCACCGGGTTGTGGAGCTGGATCTGGAAACTGCCGTTCTTCCGAAAAGACGTCTACCTGTTCGGTTACCTCATCAACGGCCTTATCCTGTTCATTTTCGGCGGCCTTACCGGGCTGGTCAACGCTTCCTATTCGCTGAACAACGTTGTCCACAATACGTCCTTCATCCCCGGCCACTTCCACCTCACCGTAGGCGGGCCCGTTTTCCTGGCCATTCTCGGCATGAGCATTTACATGTTGTCGCAATTGACGGGCAAGCGCATTTACGCGCCGGTGCTCAATACCATCGTGCCGTACCTCTGGACGGTGGGCGTGCTGATCTTTTCCGCCGGACTGATGTATGGCGGACTGATCGGTGAACCGCGGCGGACGAACATGGGATTGACTTACCTGAACCCTTCCAGCGAACAGTTCAACCCGTATTGGGTGGTATCGTCGATGCTGGGGCTTGCTGGTGGCGGGATCATGTTTACGGCGGGATTGCTGTATTTCATTTCCTTCTTCGGGACCTGTTTCCGCAGGCGGTCTGCCGAGCCGGTGATAGACCTGCCTGTGAGCGAAACCCTGCACGAAGAGCGCCGCGTGCCGCTGCTGGACAGTTTCAAGCCCTGGCTCGCCATCATGGGCCTGATCATTTTCCTGACCTACGCGCCGGCTATCTCAGACGCGATCAACAACACGAACCGAAAAGCGCCACCTTATAAACCGACGGACCCCGTGCCCGTAGTACGCCAATAA
- a CDS encoding SCO family protein produces the protein MKTIQSGAGDARLISVTVDPAHDSPENLRGYIRRTGFGEGNWRLLTGDKRELYRFARKGLFVTATEGDGGPEDFIHSDRLVLLDKNLRIRGYYSGISDKEVQLLLDDLKKLQHER, from the coding sequence ATGAAAACGATACAATCCGGTGCGGGCGATGCGCGGCTGATTTCCGTGACGGTAGACCCCGCCCACGATTCGCCTGAAAACCTGCGTGGGTACATCCGCCGGACGGGTTTCGGGGAAGGCAACTGGCGATTGCTTACCGGCGACAAGCGGGAGCTTTACCGGTTCGCGCGGAAGGGATTGTTCGTTACGGCGACGGAAGGGGACGGCGGGCCGGAGGATTTCATCCACAGCGACCGGCTCGTGCTGCTCGACAAAAACCTGCGCATCCGCGGATATTATAGCGGCATATCCGATAAAGAGGTGCAATTGCTGCTCGATGATCTCAAAAAACTGCAACATGAACGTTAA
- a CDS encoding cytochrome c, whose product MNVKGIFVLIVLVSLHVRLLAADAEEGKKLFQARCASCHNVHKKLTGPALAGVDGRRPEDWIIRFVKSSQSMIKTGDAAALAIFNEYNQVVMPDHPDLNDEQVRSIIAFIKAEAAAAPKDDAPFARPGKLTPNLMPLSIYNFPFMLAYLLLIIVIVLLLVFLVNIKSIEKKMHEGNGPES is encoded by the coding sequence ATGAACGTTAAAGGCATTTTCGTCCTGATCGTACTGGTTTCGCTGCACGTCCGCCTGTTGGCGGCGGATGCGGAAGAAGGCAAAAAGCTGTTCCAGGCCCGGTGCGCCTCGTGCCACAACGTCCACAAGAAACTGACCGGTCCGGCGCTGGCGGGCGTGGACGGGCGGCGTCCGGAGGATTGGATCATCCGGTTCGTCAAATCTTCGCAAAGCATGATCAAAACCGGCGATGCCGCCGCGCTGGCGATCTTCAACGAATACAACCAGGTGGTGATGCCCGACCATCCCGACCTGAACGACGAGCAGGTGCGTTCCATCATCGCTTTCATCAAAGCCGAAGCGGCAGCAGCGCCCAAAGACGACGCGCCTTTCGCCCGGCCGGGAAAGCTGACGCCCAACCTCATGCCACTTAGTATTTACAACTTCCCCTTCATGCTCGCATACCTGTTGCTCATCATCGTGATCGTGCTGCTGCTGGTGTTCCTCGTCAACATCAAAAGCATCGAGAAAAAGATGCATGAAGGGAACGGCCCGGAATCATGA